From Camelina sativa cultivar DH55 chromosome 20, Cs, whole genome shotgun sequence, the proteins below share one genomic window:
- the LOC104771834 gene encoding protein RALF-like 18: MMNDMKFLMIIAVVISASLFPALVFGSRPVKCDNCIDSGEEKITMMKKMRSSLDLSRRILQASRYINYDAMKQNKPAKPDGKPDQSDNTYRRGCTAATECHRFTN; this comes from the coding sequence ATGATGAATGATATGAAGTTCTTGATGATCATCGCCGTCGTCATCTCGGCGTCTTTGTTTCCAGCGTTGGTGTTCGGATCTCGTCCGGTGAAATGTGACAATTGCATTGACAGTGGAGAAGAAAAGATCaccatgatgaagaagatgagatcaaGTTTGGATTTGAGCCGTAGGATTCTTCAAGCTTCAAGATATATAAACTATGATGCAATGAAGCAAAACAAACCAGCTAAACCAGATGGTAAACCTGATCAATCCGATAACACTTACCGACGAGGTTGCACTGCTGCTACAGAATGCCACCGCTTtacgaattaa
- the LOC104772875 gene encoding uncharacterized protein LOC104772875 — MNQSPQKGSPKSSPPKPPFSPRSKSGVLPSNKWVRDENTYCELHKTNGHSTRDCKKLMHLLAEKFVSGEMPSVTISELDPKSVSEVKEDAPPLNKPKTSNNGSTRKKRIDVIMGGSRLFRNSITAIKDHECKLASPQPKRIKITTSDLPEVTFSEKETKELDTPHDDALVISLDIANHEVCRILVDTGSSVDQTFLETLTRMGIGRAHIAGPPSPLVSFTSETTMSLGTITLPVSTQGVGRMVEFTVFDRPTAYNAIMGTPWLYQMKAVASTYHQCINSPTPQGVREILGSQRTARSCYLASHKLLVQ, encoded by the coding sequence ATGAACCAATCTCCACAAAAAGGATCTCCCAAAAGTTCTCCGCCTAAACCGCCTTTTTCACCACGCTCCAAGAGCGGAGTACTCCCAAGTAACAAGTGGGTTCGGGATGAGAACACGTACTGCGAGCTTCACAAAACAAATGGTCATTCCACCCGGGATTGCAAAAAATTGATGCACCTCCTCGCAGAAAAATTCGTGTCAGGTGAGATGCCAAGTGTGACTATCTCCGAGCTCGACCCGAAATCAGTTTCCGAGGTCAAAGAAGATGCTCCACCGCTGAATAAACCTAAGACATCCAACAACGGTTCAACTCGTAAGAAAAGGATAGACGTCATAATGGGAGGTTCACGCCTCTTCCGGAACTCCATCACAGCAATAAAAGACCATGAATGTAAGCTCGCAAGCCCGCAACCTAAACGAATCAAAATCACCACGAGTGATTTACCCGAAGTCACCTTCTCGGAGAAAGAAACCAAGGAACTAGATACTCCGCACGACGATGCACTAGTCATATCGTTGGATATTGCGAACCACGAAGTGTGCCGGATCTTAGTGGATACAGGGAGTTCGGTGGATCAAACATTTCTTGAAACACTTACTAGAATGGGTATCGGAAGAGCGCATATTGCGGGACCACCCTCACCTTTGGTCTCGTTTACGAGTGAGACAACGATGTCGTTAGGGACAATAACACTACCGGTCTCAACTCAAGGAGTTGGAAGAATGGTGGAGTTCACAGTCTTTGACCGACCTACGGCCTATAATGCTATTATGGGAACACCTTGGCTTTACCAGATGAAGGCAGTAGCTTCAACGTACCATCAGTGCATCAATTCCCCAACCCCGCAAGGAGTTCGGGAGATTTTAGGAAGTCAACGGACGGCGAGGAGCTGCTATCTCGCGAGTCACAAGCTTCTGgtccaatag
- the LOC104771833 gene encoding ubiquitin-like modifier-activating enzyme atg7: protein MSEKETSPAILQFAPLNSSVDEGFWHSFSSLKLDKLGIDDSPISITGFYGPCSHPQVSNHLTLLSESLPLDEQSSIASTSHGNRNKCPVPGILYNTNTLESFHKLDKQSLLKAEANKIWDDIQSGKALEDPAVLSRFLVISFADLKKWSFRYWFAFPALVLDPPASLVDLKPASAYFSSEEAESVSAACNEWRHSDLTTDVPFFLVSVSSDSKTSIRHLKDWEACQGDHHKLLFGFYDPCHLPNNPGWPLRNYLALIRSRWNLETVWFFCYRESRGFADLNLSLVGQASVTLASGESAPTVPNSVGWELNKGKRVPRSISLANSMDPTRLAVSAVDLNLKLMRWRALPSLDLNVLSSVKCLLLGAGTLGCQVARTLMGWGIRNITFVDYGKVAMSNPVRQSLYTFEDCVGRGEFKAVAAVKSLKQIFPAMESSGVVMAIPMPGHPISSQEEDSILADCKRLSDLIESHDAVFLLTDTRESRWLPSLLCANANKIAINAALGFDSYMVMRHGAGPTSLSDDMQNLDMNKTNKQRLGCYFCNDVVAPQDSMTDRTLDQQCTVTRPGLAPIAGALAVELLVGVLQHPLGINAKGDNSSLSNGGNNDDSPLGILPHQIRGSVSQFSQITLLGQASNSCTACSETVISEYRERGNSFILEAINHPTYLEDLTGLTELKKAANSFNLDWEDDDTDDEDVAVDM from the exons ATGTCTGAGAAAGAAACTTCACCAGCCATACTTCAATTCGCTCCATTGAACAGTTCCGTCGACGAAGGTTTCTGGCATAGCTTCTCGTCTTTGAAACTCGATAAACTCGGAATCGACGATTCTCCGATTTCAATCACCG GTTTTTATGGACCATGTTCACATCCACAAGTCTCAAATCATCTGACACTTTTGTCAGAGTCATTGCCTTTAGATGAACAATCATCGATTGCTAGTACTAGCCATGGAAATAGGAATAAGTGTCCTGTTCCTGGGATTTTGTATAACACCAATACCCTCGAAAGCTTCCATAAACTTGACAAACAAAGTCTGCTCAAAGCAGAAGCCAATAAG ATTTGGGATGATATTCAATCAGGAAAAGCTCTTGAGGACCCTGCTGTGTTATCAAGATTCCTCGTTATCTCCTTCGCTGACCTTAAGAAATGGAGTTTCCGTTATTGGTTTGCGTTTCCTGCGCTTGTTCTTGATCCTCCTGCAAGTTTGGTAGATTTAAAGCCAGCTTCAGCTTATTTTAGTTCTGAAGAGGCGGAGTCAGTATCCGCTGCTTGTAACGAGTGGCGTCACTCAGATTTAACTACTG ATGTTCCATTCTTTTTGGTTTCGGTTTCTTCTGATTCGAAAACTAGTATCAGACATCTTAAAGACTGGGAAGCGTGCCAAGGTGATCATCATAAG TTGCTTTTTGGTTTCTATGACCCGTGTCACCTTCCTAATAATCCTGGCTGGCCACTTCGAAATTACTTGGCACTTATTCGCTCAAGATGGAACCTCGAGACAGTTTGGTTCTTTTGCTACAGAGAGAGTCGTGGTTTCGCTGACTTGAACCTTTCCCTTGTTGGTCAAGCCTCAGTTACACTTGCATCAGGTGAATCAGCTCCGACTGTACCTAACTCAGTGGGATGGGAGCTTAACAAAGGGAAACGAGTACCCCGATCCATTAGCCTTGCTAATTCTATGGATCCAACAAG GTTGGCTGTTTCTGCTGTTGATTTAAACTTAAAGTTAATGAGATGGCGTGCATTACCGTCTCTTGACTTAAACGTTTTGTCCTCTGTCAAATGCCTTCTTCTTGGAGCTGGTACATTGGGCTGCCAAGTTGCTCGCACCCTTATG ggTTGGGGAATCCGCAATATCACCTTTGTTGATTATGGTAAAGTAGCTATGTCTAATCCAGTCAGGCAATCTCTCTACACATTTGAAGATTGTGTAGGCCGTGGCGAGTTTAAAGCTGTTGCTGCTGTTAAAAGTCTCAAACAGATATTTCCAGCAATGGAATCTAGTGGAGTTGTTATGGCTATACCGATGCCTGGACATCCGATTTCTAGCCAAGAAGAGGATTCTATTCTCGCAGATTGTAAACGTCTTAGCGATTTGATTGAATCTCATGATGCCGTGTTCTTGTTAACTGATACAAGAGAAAGCCGGTGGTTACCTTCTCTTCTTTGTGCTAATGCCAATAAG ATTGCTATAAACGCGGCTTTAGGTTTCGATAGCTACATGGTAATGCGCCATGGCGCTGGCCCGACCTCCCTGTCTGATGATATGCAGAATCTTGACATGAACAAGACAAACAAACAGAGACTTGGATGTTACTTTTGCAACGATGTGGTTGCACCTCAGGAT TCAATGACTGATCGAACTCTAGACCAGCAATGCACTGTTACACGGCCAGGTCTAGCTCCTATTGCAGGAGCTCTTGCCGTTGAACTCTTAGTTGGAGTCCTACAACACCCACTTGG TATCAATGCAAAAGGCGACAATTCGAGCTTGAGTAATGGAGGAAACAATGATGATTCGCCTCTCGGGATATTACCTCATCAGATTCGAGGCTCAGTTTCTCAGTTCTCACAGATCACGCTGCTTGGCCAAGCCTCCAACAGTTGTACAGCTTGCTCTGAAACC GTGATATCTGAGTATCGAGAGAGAGGAAACAGTTTCATACTTGAAGCTATTAACCATCCTACATACCTGGAAGATCTCACCGGTTTAACCGAGCTTAAGAAAGCTGCTAATTCATTTAACCTCGACTGGGAAGATGATGAtactgatgatgaagatgtagCTGTAGATATGTAA
- the LOC104771832 gene encoding senescence-specific cysteine protease SAG12-like, giving the protein MAFKLMQVCFLVSLILSICFSIALSRPLDNELIMQKKHIEWMTKHGRVYADMKEKNNRYVVFKSNVERIELLNSMPVGRTFKLAVNQFADLTNDEFRSMYTGYKVVSALSSLGQTKTTAFRYQNVSSGGLPISVDWRTKGAVTPIKDQRTCGCCWAFSAVAAIEGAAQIKKGKLISLSEQQLVDCDTNDFGCEGGLMDTAFEHIKVTGGLTTESNYPYKGEDGTCNSKKTNPKATSITGYEDVPANDENALMKAVAHQPVSVGIEGGGFDFQFYSSGVFTGECTTYLDHAVTAIGYGESTNGSKYWIIKNSWGTKWGESGYMRIQKDVKAKEGLCGLAMKASYPTL; this is encoded by the exons ATGGCTTTTAAACTGATGCAAGTATGTTTCTTGGTCTCTCTAATTCTATCAATATGTTTTTCCATCGCTCTTTCTCGTCCACTCGACAATGAACTCATCATGCAAAAGAAGCACATCGAGTGGATGACTAAACACGGCCGCGTTTACGCGGAtatgaaggagaaaaacaatcGCTACGTTGTGTTCAAAAGCAACGTTGAACGTATTGAACTCTTGAACAGCATGCCTGTCGGTAGAACGTTCAAACTTGCGGTAAATCAGTTTGCTGATTTAACCAATGACGAGTTCCGTTCAATGTACACTGGTTACAAAGTAGTCTCGGCTTTGTCTAGCCTAGGCCAAACTAAAACGACGGCGTTTAGGTACCAAAACGTTTCTTCTGGTGGTTTGCCCATCTCTGTTGATTGGAGGACGAAAGGAGCTGTGACCCCTATCAAGGATCAACGCACTTGCG GATGTTGTTGGGCGTTTTCAGCGGTTGCGGCTATTGAAGGAGCAGCTCAGATCAAGAAAGGCAAACTTATCTCTTTGTCTGAACAACAACTTGTCGACTGCGACACAAACGATTTTGGCTGTGAAGGCGGTTTAATGGACACCGCGTTCGAGCACATAAAGGTGACCGGCGGTTTAACAACTGAATCAAATTATCCTTACAAAGGAGAAGATGGTACTTGCAATTCCAAAAAGACCAACCCGAAAGCAACGTCTATCACAG GTTATGAGGATGTTCCGGCTAACGACGAGAACGCACTGATGAAGGCAGTGGCACACCAACCAGTTAGCGTTGGAATCGAAGGAGGTGGTTTTGATTTCCAATTCTATTCGTCTGGTGTGTTTACTGGAGAGTGCACTACGTATCTTGATCACGCAGTGACTGCGATCGGATATGGTGAATCTACAAACGGATCAAAGTATTGGATCATTAAGAATTCTTGGGGAACAAAGTGGGGAGAGAGTGGATACATGAGGATTCAAAAAGATGTCAAGGCTAAAGAAGGATTATGTGGTCTTGCCATGAAAGCTTCTTACCCTACCCTATGA